The DNA segment AGCGTGTTCTGGTCGACTAAGAGCCGTGTTACTCACATCGGTCACCACGTTCGCAGGTTTGACGCCACTATTAAGTGAAACGTCTCTGCAGGCTCAATTCCTGATCCCAGCAGCGGCGGCACTAGGTTATGGCATTTTGTTTGCGACGTTTATTACATTGATTCTGACGCCAGCATTGTTAATGATTCAATGTGAGATTAAGTCTCTGATTCTTAAAGTCACAAATCGAGTCAAAGGCGTTGAACAAACGGCTTAACAATGGCTAAGCTAATGATGATATCTAGGCTGATGAATGCCGAGATATCATCAGCTGCATCGGTCTAGGTTCGTTACAGGTCAAGATATTAAAGAGCACGGCATAACAAGCCACACAACAACTAAAATAGAGGTCGTCACGATGGCAGAATCCGTCACTAATAAACTCACAGATAAGCTTCAATTGCTTTTGGTTGAAGACGACCTCGATTTAGCCACTGCTGTTATTGATTACCTCGATTTAGAAGATATCCAGTGCGATCATGCAGCGAATGGTTTAGCTGGACTCAATCTAATTAAAACTAATCGCTATGACGCAGTCATTCTCGATCTCAACTTGCCTAAAATGAACGGCTTGCAGGTGTGTGAGAATCTCAGAGTACAGGGTATTGATACCCCCGTTTTGATGCTGACCGCACGTGATACGCTTGATGATAAGCTGACTGGCTTTTCAAAAGGGGCTGATGATTATTTGGTGAAGCCTTTTGCAATGGAAGAGTTGATTGTTCGAGCGCAAGTTTTAGCGAAGCGACGCAGTGGTCAGGTTAGCCGCTTATCGGTGAGCGATCTCGAGATCGACCTTAAACAGCATCAAGCGTATCGTGCGAACTCACCTCTCAAGCTTTCCCCAACTGCGCTCAAAATTTTAGAAGTTTTGATGCGATCTAGTCCTAATCCTGTTTCACGAGAGACGATCATGCAGGGCGTGTGGGGCGACGACCAACCAGACAGTAACAGCTTGAAAGTACACATCTTTAATTTGCGTAAACAAGTGGATGCAGAACAAGACAATAAGCTACTGCATACTATTGCGGGCAAAGGTTTTGCGATTAAGGAGTTACGACAAGAATGAAGATCAGACCAAGTTTAAGGATCTACGTCTTATTGGCGATTCTGGTCACTGGTGTGACGACGATTCTGGTTCTTTCTGCATTGAGCGTAAATTACTTTGTCTCTGGGATGGATATCGCTATGCGTGGCTCTATGATTGCCCAAGCGCAACAAGATGCGGTGAAGCCGGGCAAGCCTATGACCAATCAAGAATTTACGGTGGCGACCCAATGGAGCGACTTGCCACAAGGTATTCAGAACAACCTTAACCAGAACGAACTGCAATTCAACCGCATGACCAAAATGATCATTGGCAAATCTATATTCTCACCTCCCGAGAAAGGCTATTTCGCCATGAAGGTAATGAAAGGTGATGAGGTTCGTTATGTTTCTGCGGTGTTTACGCAAAGGCATGATCAATTTATGAAAGATGACGGGCTTCCGCACTTTGTGATGATTTTATTGACCGCACTGGGCGCAATTGTTTTGTTTTTCATTATTTTGGTTATGGTGTTACGTAAGGTGGCATCGCCTGTTGAACAGCTAAAGAACTGGGCTAAATCGTTAGATAAAGACAACCTCAATGAACCGACACCAGATTTTCACTTCAGTGAACTGAACACCTTGGCTCACATCATTCGTGATAGTTTGAGTTCTGTTCAAAACAGCCTAGAGCGGGAACAGAAGTTCTTGGGTTATGCGAGCCACGAATTACGTACCCCTATTGCAGTCACAAGAACCAACAGTGAACTGCTAGAGAAGCTGATTCAAAAGGGTAAGAGCCCAGAAAAGCAGCTTGAAGTGATAGACCGAATTAAGCGCGCGGGTTTCACCATGACAGACCTGACAGAAACTTTGTTGTGGCTCACCCGACAACAAGACAAAGACCTGCCTTTGGAAAACGTACATCTTGGCGAACTGTCGCAACAGATTACCCACGATTTAACCTATCTATTGAATGGAAAGGCGGTGGTTGTGAATATTGAAAGCGACGACACACAATGCCAGTTACCAGCTGGACTAACCCGAATCGTGCTGACCAACTTGATTCGCAATGCTTTCCAGCACACAGGAAGCGGTACCGTGGATATCGTTCAAGTGGGTTCAAAAGTCACCATTGTTAACAACAACACTGATGGCACGGTAGAAGACAATCATTTGGGCTTTGGTCTAGGGTTAGAGCTCACCGAAAAGCTGCTTGCGCAATATCAATGGCAGTACCATAACCAAGAGCTGGCTGGTGGCCGTGAAGTGTGGGTGGATTTCTCGTAATGCACTGGCGTGATCGTTTTAAGGTGTATTGGTATCACCGAAAACAGACTAACCGCTCGAATGGCGACAAGGCCAAAGCTCTCGGTTGGACTAGTGAAGAGAGTCAATTGTGTCGCTTTGAAGTGATCGCTCGCTCGGCTGATTTCGAAAAGAAGCGTGTTTTAGATTTGGGTTGTGGCTATGGCGAGTTGTTTGAACTGCTCGACAGCATCTATCGAATTCAATCTTACACCGGTGTTGACCAACATGCAGGCTTTCTAAAAAAGGCTAAGCAGAATTACACAGAAGATCGTTGTCAGTTTTTGTCGGGAGACATGAGCCAAATGAACCTTGAGGCGCATGACATTGTTATCGCCAGTGGTTCACTGAACTACATCTCTCGTGATTCTGACTATCTGACAAACATGATTACTCGTATGTATGAATTGGCGAATCAGACGGTGATTTTTAATCTTCTCAATTCAAGCCAATATCATTCACGTAATACTTTGATGAGTTATCACCCTCAAGGTGTCTATCGTTTCTGTAAAACGCTCTGTGATGATGTCTCTTTAATAGAGGGCTACGCAGAAGGGGATTTCACGATAGTGATGAACAAGGTCTGCTCCTAAACCTAAACCTAAACCTAAACCTGAGCCAGAGCGAAGTGATGGTGTGGAAATAATTAAAAAAGCCGCAGGCCTTGAAAGGTATGCGGCTTTTTGGGTTCTATGACCAACCTAAGTATCTAAGACCAGCCTAGGTATGCTGCTAGTTCTTCGGTGGTTGGTTTTTAATGAGTCCGTAAGGGATGTTAGTAAACACCTTAGGGTTGCCTTCATAGGTCGGCGCTTCATTCACTTGCTGCCAATCGAGTAGCATGATTGCTAGCACGTTGCGGTGTTCACCGTACTCAAGATCAAAATCACCAGTGATAGAAGGGATCATGCCTTGTTTCTCATCGATAGAAGCTTGAATCGCGAGCCGAGTTTTCTCGACAACTGGGTCATCTTCTAAACCTGCCAGTAAGAAGGTTAATCCAACCTCAGCAATCACATCTTCTTTCGCACGCAGCAGAATCGTATCGATGTTTTCTCTGAAGTAATCGTAGATCCATTGATGATCTTGCTCGCTCACTTGATGTTGGTAGTACTCGGAATCGCCAAAGATGACGTGTGTCATGCCGTAGAGTTTGTTGCCAAATTGCTGACTTGAAAGCTTCTTATCTTCATCGTCTGGGTACGCTTTTTTGAAGGTGTCGACAAACTCACCAACGACATCTTGTTCACCTAATTGGCGCAGCCAGTAGACTTGATTGGCGAGTTGAGCCGCCCACGCTTTCACCATGTCTTCGTTGGTCACGTATCGTGAGAAGTCATAGCGACGAATGATTTCGCGCAGCTTAGCATCGTTCTTGTGCTCTAAACCGTATTCATTAGCACGAGCCATAGAGCCTAGGAGGTCAACACCAAGGTAGAGATATTCTGGCATGTGCTTGGTGATGTTGTAACGTCGAACACTGCGCTCATCGTTATCGCCAACATAAGAAGCAACGCGCTTCTCTGAGTAGAGTACGATTTGTTCCATGGTATGAACGTCATTCGACAGGGTGCTGAGCTTACTTGCCACTCGTGCCATGTCACTCCATACCGCAGCAGAATACCTATCGTCTAATGTTTGGCGATACATGCGCAGCCCGTAATGACCTTCTTTGAATGCAGGCAGAGTGTAAAGCTGGCTTTCGTAGGTCGTACGAATGAGGTCTGCAGATTGTTTGAAAGATTGTTCATGAGAGTTGAGAGAATCTGCTTGGGTTTGAATACTCGGTACATTTGTCGCCAGAGCGTTCTCTTGTGCGTGAACAGCGACCGTAACTGAGGCCGATAGTAATGTGCACAGTGTAATCGTTTTTAGCTTCATGTCGTGAGGTACCAAGCTGATTAATAGTCTATGTAAAATAACATCGATGAATCCTTTAATGTAAGGTTTGAGTCAATACAATGTAAGCTTTATAAGGTTCACTAACCCTTTTTGATTAATCAATTAGTATAACCAACAGACCTGAAGTGATGAATGGCACAATATTTGATAGATACTAGACGTTAGTATAGATTTTTAGTGACTTAGCGGCATACTGGAGCAATAAGCCAGAAATGAGCCGTTATAAGGCAGTATATAGAACAAAAGTGTTAGAGGTTCGTAAATGCCAAGTGGTTCTAGCAAGCAGTGGTCTGCTAAGGTTGTATCTTTTCTTTTTTTCCTTGCGATAGTGAGCGCGATTGAGTTCTTTCACGCCAAGCAATTAACTTTTCTTAAAAATGAATCGTATTCTGAGGGAAAAAAACAATTATCCATTATTCGTTCTCGGATCGAAGCCGCGATCGTGTCAGATATGTATATCCTCAACAATTTCTCGACCTTAGTGACCATCAACCCTGATGGTGAGGTGAAGAATTGGGACAAGATTGCTGAGAATATCATTCAAGATGGCTTCCATATTCGACTTATTGGGCTCGCCAAAGACGACATTCTAAACTTTGTTTACCCTATGGAAGGCAATGAGCAGATTCTTGGTATTAATTATCGCGATTATCCCAACCAATGGGAGTCTGTTGAGATAGCCCGTAATCTCGGTAACACTTTTATTGCTGGGCCTTTTGAATTGTTTCAAGGTGGTCAAGCCCTCATTACGCGAACTCCGATCTTTCGAGACCCACCTTTTAATCAAGACTATTGGGGTGTATCCAGTGCTGTTATTGGCTTAGATGAGCTGTTTGAAGATGTCGGAATTGGGAAAATCGAGAACAAGTACGAACTCGCAATTCGCGGTGCCAACAGTTCGGGTAAAGATGGCCCTGTTTTTTATGGCACCCAGGATGTGTTCGATAATGCGTTTGCCACCGAGCAGGTGAGCTTTCCTTACGGTGGTTGGTACCTTGCTCTCTCCGGTAGTGAGCATGTATTGATGGACGTGCCTTGGTATCGAGTTCAAGCGGTAAGGCTGGTGGGCTACTCCATAATGTTAGTGCTAGCGATTGCCTTTATGACTATTTATCGCCTGTATCTAATTGCTGATAGCCGTTCTATGCATGATGAGCTCACGATGTTGCCGAATCGTCGATACTTCATGTACAGCCTCAAGCAGGCATTTAAAACCACTCAAAAGCAGAGAGCGAGAACCTTTGCGGTTGTCAATATCGATCTGGATGGGTTTAAAGCAATTAACGACACGTTTGGTCATGCGGCCGGCGATCAGGTGTTAGTTGAATGTGCTAAGCGTATAAAGAGTGAGTTGCGCGGTTCAGACATCGTGGCAAGGATAGGAGGCGATGAGTTCTTAGTTTTATTGCCACGCATCATCGATGATCAACATGTATCGTCGATTGTGGCTAAACTTCGTAAGGTGATATGTACGACACCAGTGGTCTATGAGACTCACTCAATTTATCTTCGAATTAGTGTTGGTTGGGTTATTCATAACA comes from the Vibrio splendidus genome and includes:
- a CDS encoding response regulator transcription factor, producing MAESVTNKLTDKLQLLLVEDDLDLATAVIDYLDLEDIQCDHAANGLAGLNLIKTNRYDAVILDLNLPKMNGLQVCENLRVQGIDTPVLMLTARDTLDDKLTGFSKGADDYLVKPFAMEELIVRAQVLAKRRSGQVSRLSVSDLEIDLKQHQAYRANSPLKLSPTALKILEVLMRSSPNPVSRETIMQGVWGDDQPDSNSLKVHIFNLRKQVDAEQDNKLLHTIAGKGFAIKELRQE
- a CDS encoding sensor histidine kinase — its product is MKIRPSLRIYVLLAILVTGVTTILVLSALSVNYFVSGMDIAMRGSMIAQAQQDAVKPGKPMTNQEFTVATQWSDLPQGIQNNLNQNELQFNRMTKMIIGKSIFSPPEKGYFAMKVMKGDEVRYVSAVFTQRHDQFMKDDGLPHFVMILLTALGAIVLFFIILVMVLRKVASPVEQLKNWAKSLDKDNLNEPTPDFHFSELNTLAHIIRDSLSSVQNSLEREQKFLGYASHELRTPIAVTRTNSELLEKLIQKGKSPEKQLEVIDRIKRAGFTMTDLTETLLWLTRQQDKDLPLENVHLGELSQQITHDLTYLLNGKAVVVNIESDDTQCQLPAGLTRIVLTNLIRNAFQHTGSGTVDIVQVGSKVTIVNNNTDGTVEDNHLGFGLGLELTEKLLAQYQWQYHNQELAGGREVWVDFS
- a CDS encoding class I SAM-dependent methyltransferase, producing the protein MHWRDRFKVYWYHRKQTNRSNGDKAKALGWTSEESQLCRFEVIARSADFEKKRVLDLGCGYGELFELLDSIYRIQSYTGVDQHAGFLKKAKQNYTEDRCQFLSGDMSQMNLEAHDIVIASGSLNYISRDSDYLTNMITRMYELANQTVIFNLLNSSQYHSRNTLMSYHPQGVYRFCKTLCDDVSLIEGYAEGDFTIVMNKVCS
- a CDS encoding DUF3541 domain-containing protein, which translates into the protein MKLKTITLCTLLSASVTVAVHAQENALATNVPSIQTQADSLNSHEQSFKQSADLIRTTYESQLYTLPAFKEGHYGLRMYRQTLDDRYSAAVWSDMARVASKLSTLSNDVHTMEQIVLYSEKRVASYVGDNDERSVRRYNITKHMPEYLYLGVDLLGSMARANEYGLEHKNDAKLREIIRRYDFSRYVTNEDMVKAWAAQLANQVYWLRQLGEQDVVGEFVDTFKKAYPDDEDKKLSSQQFGNKLYGMTHVIFGDSEYYQHQVSEQDHQWIYDYFRENIDTILLRAKEDVIAEVGLTFLLAGLEDDPVVEKTRLAIQASIDEKQGMIPSITGDFDLEYGEHRNVLAIMLLDWQQVNEAPTYEGNPKVFTNIPYGLIKNQPPKN
- a CDS encoding diguanylate cyclase, producing the protein MPSGSSKQWSAKVVSFLFFLAIVSAIEFFHAKQLTFLKNESYSEGKKQLSIIRSRIEAAIVSDMYILNNFSTLVTINPDGEVKNWDKIAENIIQDGFHIRLIGLAKDDILNFVYPMEGNEQILGINYRDYPNQWESVEIARNLGNTFIAGPFELFQGGQALITRTPIFRDPPFNQDYWGVSSAVIGLDELFEDVGIGKIENKYELAIRGANSSGKDGPVFYGTQDVFDNAFATEQVSFPYGGWYLALSGSEHVLMDVPWYRVQAVRLVGYSIMLVLAIAFMTIYRLYLIADSRSMHDELTMLPNRRYFMYSLKQAFKTTQKQRARTFAVVNIDLDGFKAINDTFGHAAGDQVLVECAKRIKSELRGSDIVARIGGDEFLVLLPRIIDDQHVSSIVAKLRKVICTTPVVYETHSIYLRISVGWVIHNNNYDDVDALLKAADEKMYEQKRQVM